One part of the Fusobacterium pseudoperiodonticum genome encodes these proteins:
- the tsf gene encoding translation elongation factor Ts, whose product MATITAALVKELRERTGAGMLDCKKALETNDGDIEKAIDYLREKGITKAVKKAGRIAAEGLIFDAVTPDHKKAVILEFNSETDFVAKNEEFKEFGRKLVKLALERNAHQLEELNEAQIEGDKKVSEALTELIAKIGENMSLRRLAVVVAKDGFVQTYSHLGGKLGVIVEMSGEATEANLEKAKNIAMHVAAMDPKYLSEEEVTASDLEHEKEIARKQLEEEGKPANIIEKILTGKMHKFYEENCLVDQVYVRAENKETVKQYAGDIKVLSFERFKVGEGIEKKEEDFAAEVAAQIKG is encoded by the coding sequence ATGGCTACAATAACAGCTGCTTTAGTAAAAGAATTAAGAGAAAGAACAGGAGCAGGAATGCTTGACTGTAAAAAAGCATTAGAAACTAATGACGGAGATATAGAAAAGGCAATAGACTACCTAAGAGAAAAAGGTATAACTAAAGCTGTTAAAAAAGCAGGAAGAATAGCAGCAGAAGGATTAATATTCGATGCAGTTACTCCTGATCACAAGAAAGCAGTTATTTTAGAGTTCAACTCTGAAACTGACTTCGTTGCTAAAAATGAAGAATTCAAAGAATTCGGAAGAAAATTAGTAAAACTTGCTTTAGAAAGAAATGCTCATCAATTAGAAGAATTAAATGAAGCTCAAATTGAAGGAGACAAAAAAGTTTCTGAAGCTTTAACTGAATTAATAGCTAAAATCGGAGAAAACATGAGTTTAAGAAGATTAGCTGTTGTAGTTGCAAAAGATGGTTTCGTACAAACTTACAGCCACTTAGGTGGAAAACTTGGAGTAATTGTTGAAATGTCTGGAGAAGCTACAGAAGCAAACTTAGAAAAAGCTAAAAACATAGCAATGCACGTAGCAGCTATGGATCCTAAATATCTATCAGAAGAAGAAGTTACAGCTTCTGACTTAGAACATGAAAAAGAAATAGCTAGAAAACAATTAGAAGAAGAAGGAAAACCAGCTAATATAATTGAAAAAATATTAACAGGAAAAATGCACAAATTCTATGAAGAAAATTGTTTAGTAGATCAAGTTTATGTAAGAGCTGAAAACAAAGAAACTGTTAAACAATATGCAGGAGATATAAAAGTTCTATCATTTGAAAGATTTAAAGTCGGAGAAGGAATAGAAAAGAAAGAAGAAGATTTCGCTGCAGAAGTTGCTGCTCAAATCAAAGGATAG
- the rpsB gene encoding 30S ribosomal protein S2 has translation MSVVSMKQLLEAGVHFGHQAKRWNPKMKKYIFTERNGIHVIDLHKSLKKIEEAYEEMRKIAEDGGKVLFVGTKKQAQEAIKEQAERSGMYYINNRWLGGMLTNFSTIKKRIERMKELERMDADGTLDSDYTKKEAAEFRKELAKLSKNLSGIRDMEKAPDAIYVVDVKMEELPVREAHLLGIPVFAMIDTNVDPDLITYPIPANDDAIRSVKLITSVIANAIVEGNQGHEHVEPQSEEVNVEEGSVE, from the coding sequence ATGTCAGTTGTATCAATGAAACAATTATTAGAAGCTGGAGTTCATTTTGGACATCAAGCTAAAAGATGGAACCCAAAAATGAAAAAGTATATTTTCACAGAAAGAAATGGAATTCATGTAATTGATTTACACAAATCTTTAAAGAAAATAGAAGAAGCTTATGAAGAAATGAGAAAAATAGCTGAAGATGGAGGAAAAGTTCTATTCGTAGGAACTAAGAAACAAGCTCAAGAAGCTATTAAAGAACAAGCAGAAAGATCTGGAATGTATTACATCAACAACAGATGGTTAGGTGGAATGCTAACAAACTTCTCTACTATCAAAAAGAGAATTGAAAGAATGAAAGAATTAGAAAGAATGGATGCAGATGGAACTTTAGATTCTGACTACACTAAAAAAGAAGCTGCAGAATTCAGAAAAGAATTAGCTAAATTATCTAAAAACTTATCTGGAATCAGAGATATGGAAAAAGCTCCAGACGCTATATACGTAGTAGACGTTAAAATGGAAGAATTACCAGTTAGAGAAGCTCATTTATTAGGAATCCCTGTATTTGCTATGATAGATACAAACGTAGATCCTGATTTAATAACTTACCCTATCCCTGCAAATGATGACGCTATAAGATCAGTAAAATTAATTACTTCTGTTATAGCTAATGCAATAGTTGAAGGAAACCAAGGACATGAACATGTAGAACCTCAATCAGAAGAAGTAAATGTTGAAGAAGGTTCAGTAGAATAA